In Sphingomonas sp. SUN019, one genomic interval encodes:
- a CDS encoding glycosyl hydrolase 2 galactose-binding domain-containing protein: MRAFRHLTTALLATVAAPALAGVPEGAGPYNATFLPGGIGIERPLPNADALVSAGAAYSISTWVRADARQTGTVTLVALGTPDAACRCLMLVDSRLALRDGERTIATGPAIARDRWTHVAAVSDGRRVMLYVDGRRVGGGIGASSAVAPTVAIAPPINGRAHFGGTLVGATVHDDALSADAVAAAFRARPDFDLVQLWRVGVGWEWQNKANTGLWRQQDPWTLPQSKTAYTAPVAKPVVAAPALQVIAPNHWQVNGWTLAAAPDVKGDGATLSRPGVSGKAWRAATVPGTVLQTLVDRGVYPDPYYGLNNLKIPESLARQDYWYRTSFTVPPEAAGKKLTLVFGGANYAAEMWANGARLGNTTGAFIRGQFDFVPVAGENVVAVKVAPPPHPGIPHEQSVKGGVGENGGQMAIDGPTFVAAEGWDWIPGIRDRNTGLWRPVELIAHGDVRIGDPQVVTDLPLPRTDRADLHIMVPVENSGTAKSVTVRVAFEGVTVEKTVTAAPGRTDVRFTPTEFSQLTIAKPRLWWPNGYGDPALYDITYEVRDGGALSDTKRDRFGIREVSYDLSLFDRAGALRRVNVQTTDGGLAGQKLIAVNHEAIKQSPHGWAESLTPAGETSTGVTAIAETLPEPHLTIRVNGVKIAARGGNWGMDDAMKRVSYDWLKPFFRLQREAHMNVIRNWMGTNTEEEFYDLADENGMMILNDFWQSTQNFQVEPQDPQLFLANARDTIARYRNHPSIILWFGRNEGVPYPALNEGLDDAVFDLDGTRWFTGSSNVVNLQGSGPYNYRPPAGYFTDLASGFSVETGTPSFSTKESIESYVPPADRWPLGDTLAYHDWHFAGNGDTKTFMQTLSTMFGPGANFADFERKAQMMNLETHKAMYEGFLGHLWTKNSGRLLWMTHPAWPSNAWQIYSWDYDTHAAYYGAKKAAEPIHVQLNLPGNELIVLNTTQADARGLTARTRVVGLDNRELFTREDRLDALANRATPLAAVPLDRLYATNPVVLVSLTLADRAGRTVSENFYWRGRDTASYRALNDLAPVALTAAAAAPVVAGEDRSITVTLSNGTQTPALNAKLTLVDDAGKRILPAFYSDNYVALLPGEKKTIIVRYPATVTAGPSLTLRGWNVPETKVAVR, encoded by the coding sequence ATGAGGGCTTTTCGACACCTGACCACGGCGCTGCTCGCCACGGTCGCGGCTCCCGCGCTGGCCGGGGTGCCGGAGGGTGCGGGGCCGTACAACGCTACTTTCCTACCCGGTGGGATCGGGATCGAGCGGCCGTTGCCAAACGCCGACGCGCTCGTGTCGGCGGGTGCCGCTTATTCGATCAGCACTTGGGTGCGGGCAGACGCGCGGCAGACCGGGACCGTCACGCTCGTCGCGCTCGGCACGCCGGATGCGGCCTGTCGCTGCCTGATGCTCGTCGACAGCCGGCTGGCGCTGCGCGATGGGGAACGGACGATCGCGACCGGCCCGGCGATCGCCCGTGATCGCTGGACCCATGTCGCCGCGGTGTCGGATGGGCGGCGGGTGATGCTGTATGTCGATGGTCGTCGCGTCGGCGGGGGTATTGGCGCTAGCAGCGCGGTTGCGCCGACGGTTGCGATTGCGCCTCCGATCAATGGACGCGCGCACTTCGGCGGCACGCTGGTCGGCGCGACGGTGCATGACGATGCGCTGTCGGCGGACGCGGTCGCCGCAGCTTTCCGAGCGCGTCCGGACTTCGATCTTGTCCAACTGTGGCGCGTCGGCGTCGGCTGGGAGTGGCAAAACAAGGCCAATACCGGGCTGTGGCGGCAGCAGGATCCGTGGACACTGCCGCAAAGCAAGACCGCCTACACAGCCCCGGTCGCGAAACCCGTCGTGGCCGCCCCCGCGTTGCAAGTTATCGCGCCGAACCACTGGCAGGTGAATGGCTGGACGCTCGCCGCTGCCCCCGACGTGAAGGGCGATGGCGCGACGCTTTCGCGCCCCGGCGTGTCGGGCAAGGCGTGGCGCGCGGCGACCGTGCCGGGGACGGTGCTGCAGACGCTGGTCGACCGCGGCGTCTATCCCGATCCCTATTACGGCCTGAACAATCTGAAGATTCCGGAAAGTCTGGCGCGGCAGGACTATTGGTACCGCACCAGCTTCACCGTCCCGCCGGAGGCCGCGGGCAAGAAGCTGACCCTGGTTTTCGGCGGCGCGAACTATGCCGCCGAAATGTGGGCCAATGGCGCGCGCCTCGGCAACACCACCGGCGCGTTCATCCGCGGGCAGTTCGATTTCGTCCCCGTTGCAGGGGAGAATGTCGTCGCGGTGAAAGTCGCACCGCCGCCGCACCCCGGCATCCCGCACGAACAATCGGTGAAGGGCGGCGTCGGCGAAAACGGCGGGCAGATGGCGATCGACGGCCCGACCTTCGTCGCGGCCGAAGGATGGGACTGGATCCCTGGCATCCGCGACCGCAACACCGGGCTGTGGCGTCCGGTCGAGTTGATCGCTCACGGCGACGTGCGGATCGGCGATCCGCAGGTCGTCACCGACCTGCCGCTACCACGCACCGACCGCGCCGACCTGCACATCATGGTGCCGGTGGAGAACAGTGGCACGGCGAAAAGCGTCACCGTGCGCGTCGCGTTCGAGGGCGTGACGGTCGAAAAGACCGTTACCGCCGCCCCCGGCCGGACCGACGTGCGCTTCACGCCCACCGAGTTCAGCCAGCTCACGATCGCGAAGCCTCGGCTGTGGTGGCCGAACGGATATGGCGACCCGGCGCTCTACGACATCACGTATGAGGTCCGCGACGGCGGGGCGCTGTCCGATACGAAGCGCGACCGATTCGGGATTCGCGAGGTCAGCTACGATCTGTCGCTGTTCGACCGCGCGGGCGCGTTGCGGCGGGTGAACGTCCAGACGACCGATGGCGGCCTGGCCGGTCAGAAGCTGATCGCGGTGAACCACGAGGCGATCAAGCAAAGCCCGCACGGCTGGGCCGAATCGCTGACCCCGGCGGGTGAGACATCGACGGGCGTCACCGCGATCGCCGAGACATTGCCCGAGCCGCATTTGACGATCCGCGTCAACGGCGTGAAGATCGCCGCGCGCGGCGGAAACTGGGGTATGGACGATGCGATGAAGCGCGTCAGCTACGACTGGCTGAAGCCGTTCTTCCGGCTCCAGCGCGAGGCGCACATGAACGTCATCCGTAACTGGATGGGCACCAATACGGAGGAGGAGTTCTACGATCTGGCCGACGAAAACGGCATGATGATCCTGAACGATTTCTGGCAGTCGACACAGAATTTCCAGGTCGAGCCGCAGGATCCGCAACTGTTCCTGGCCAACGCGCGCGACACCATCGCGCGCTACCGCAACCATCCCTCGATCATCCTGTGGTTCGGCCGCAACGAAGGCGTGCCTTACCCCGCGCTGAACGAAGGGCTGGACGATGCGGTGTTCGACCTGGACGGCACGCGCTGGTTCACCGGCAGTTCCAACGTCGTGAACCTGCAGGGGTCCGGGCCGTATAATTACCGCCCGCCGGCGGGATATTTCACCGATCTGGCGAGCGGATTCTCGGTCGAGACGGGCACGCCGTCATTTTCCACAAAGGAATCGATCGAGAGCTACGTCCCGCCTGCCGACCGCTGGCCGCTGGGCGACACGCTCGCCTATCACGACTGGCATTTCGCCGGGAATGGCGACACGAAGACGTTCATGCAGACGCTATCGACGATGTTCGGCCCCGGCGCCAACTTCGCCGATTTCGAGCGCAAGGCGCAGATGATGAACCTCGAAACGCACAAGGCGATGTACGAGGGATTCCTGGGGCATCTGTGGACGAAGAACAGCGGGCGATTGCTGTGGATGACCCACCCCGCGTGGCCGTCGAATGCGTGGCAAATCTATTCGTGGGACTATGACACGCACGCGGCTTATTACGGTGCGAAGAAGGCCGCCGAGCCGATCCACGTCCAGCTCAACCTGCCCGGCAACGAACTGATCGTACTGAACACGACGCAGGCCGACGCGCGCGGGCTGACCGCCCGCACCCGCGTCGTCGGCCTCGACAATCGCGAGTTGTTTACTCGCGAAGACCGGCTGGATGCGCTGGCCAACCGCGCGACGCCTTTGGCCGCGGTGCCGCTCGACCGGCTGTATGCGACGAACCCGGTGGTGCTGGTCAGCCTGACCCTGGCCGACCGCGCGGGAAGGACCGTGTCGGAGAATTTCTACTGGCGCGGCAGGGATACCGCATCCTATCGCGCGCTGAACGACCTCGCCCCCGTCGCGCTGACCGCGGCCGCCGCTGCGCCGGTGGTCGCAGGCGAGGATCGCAGCATCACCGTCACGCTGTCGAACGGCACGCAGACCCCTGCGCTGAACGCCAAGCTGACGCTGGTCGACGACGCCGGAAAGCGTATTCTCCCCGCTTTCTACAGCGACAATTATGTCGCGCTGCTGCCGGGCGAGAAGAAGACGATCATCGTCCGCTACCCCGCCACCGTGACCGCTGGCCCCAGCCTGACCCTGCGCGGTTGGAACGTACCGGAAACGAAGGTCGCAGTCCGGTGA
- a CDS encoding GDSL-type esterase/lipase family protein produces MIARRTLIGSVALAGLATAARAEDADAARREDWPQLGRYAADNRRLADRGERVGIVFLGDSITEGWRDKRPGFFTSGRVNRGIGGQTSPQMLLRVMADVVALRPRAMHLMAGTNDIAGNTGPMTVVQTQGNLRAIVQLARANGIAVLLASVPPAARFPWRPGVETIAPINALNAWARAAAPALGATFVDYTPALADARGAMKPGLASDGVHPTQSGYDAMAAILSPILARLTL; encoded by the coding sequence ATGATCGCACGTCGCACCCTGATCGGCAGCGTCGCGTTGGCCGGCCTCGCCACCGCCGCGCGTGCCGAAGACGCGGATGCGGCCCGCCGCGAGGACTGGCCGCAGCTCGGCCGCTATGCCGCCGACAATCGCCGCCTCGCCGATCGCGGGGAACGCGTCGGGATCGTCTTCCTGGGCGATTCGATCACCGAAGGCTGGCGCGACAAGCGCCCGGGCTTCTTCACGAGCGGCCGCGTCAATCGCGGCATCGGCGGCCAGACCAGTCCGCAGATGCTGCTGCGGGTCATGGCCGACGTGGTGGCCCTTAGGCCCAGGGCGATGCACCTGATGGCGGGGACGAACGACATCGCCGGGAATACCGGCCCCATGACGGTGGTGCAGACGCAGGGCAATCTTCGCGCGATCGTCCAGCTCGCGCGCGCCAACGGCATCGCCGTGCTGCTCGCCTCGGTCCCGCCCGCGGCGCGTTTCCCGTGGCGGCCGGGTGTCGAGACGATCGCCCCGATCAATGCGCTCAATGCCTGGGCGCGCGCCGCAGCCCCCGCGCTCGGCGCAACCTTCGTCGACTACACCCCGGCACTGGCCGATGCGCGCGGCGCGATGAAGCCCGGGCTGGCCAGCGACGGCGTCCATCCGACACAGAGCGGGTACGACGCGATGGCGGCGATCCTGTCACCGATCCTGGCGCGGCTGACGTTGTAA
- a CDS encoding VCBS repeat-containing protein, producing MKPATFRDVTATHVPRAPDLHALDIALADVDGDGDLDAALAVEGGANRLYLNDGRGRFTWREGAFGDQPHDTEHVRAADVDRDGHIDLIFVAEDDRVHQLFLGRGGGRFTDASDRLPAQSEGNGLAVGDVNGDGLPDIVVGNSSKGHDARNSLWLNDARRPGWFIDATATHLPDIGNSAQGVALADLDGDRDLDMVVATEAPPTRLLINDGKGRFTEASDRLRQVTPLETREVHVLDANGDKRPDILLLNLTSNAGKWDKNPQARLLIQDAAGRFIDETARRLPANRFSSWGGAVMDFTGDGHPDLIVGAIAVPGFEPSQLRAYVNDGAGRFRDATTETIPAATTGRSWSMAVGDVNGDGDDDLFVGGWGTQARLLLGPATRRRN from the coding sequence GTGAAGCCGGCGACTTTCCGTGACGTGACCGCGACCCATGTGCCGCGGGCGCCCGACCTTCACGCGCTGGATATCGCACTGGCCGATGTCGACGGCGATGGCGATCTGGATGCGGCGCTCGCGGTCGAGGGGGGCGCGAACCGGCTCTACCTGAACGACGGGCGCGGGCGTTTCACCTGGCGCGAGGGCGCGTTCGGGGATCAGCCGCATGATACCGAGCACGTCCGCGCGGCCGATGTCGATCGCGACGGGCATATCGACCTGATCTTTGTCGCCGAGGACGACCGCGTCCATCAACTGTTCCTGGGGCGCGGCGGAGGGCGCTTCACCGATGCCAGCGACCGGCTGCCCGCGCAGAGCGAGGGCAACGGGCTGGCGGTGGGCGATGTGAATGGCGACGGCCTGCCCGATATCGTGGTCGGCAATTCGTCCAAGGGCCATGATGCGCGCAACTCCCTGTGGTTAAACGACGCACGCCGTCCGGGCTGGTTCATCGACGCGACCGCGACGCATCTGCCCGACATCGGCAACAGCGCGCAGGGCGTGGCGCTCGCCGATCTCGATGGCGACCGCGATCTCGACATGGTCGTTGCGACCGAAGCGCCGCCCACCCGGCTGCTCATCAACGATGGCAAGGGCCGCTTCACCGAGGCGTCGGACCGGCTCCGGCAAGTGACCCCGCTGGAAACGCGCGAGGTCCATGTCCTCGACGCCAACGGCGACAAGCGGCCCGACATCCTGCTGCTCAACCTGACGAGCAATGCCGGGAAATGGGACAAGAACCCGCAGGCGCGCCTGCTGATTCAGGACGCCGCGGGACGCTTCATCGACGAAACGGCGAGGCGGTTGCCCGCCAATCGTTTCTCGAGCTGGGGCGGCGCGGTGATGGATTTTACGGGCGATGGTCATCCCGACCTGATCGTCGGTGCGATCGCGGTCCCCGGCTTCGAACCGTCGCAACTCCGCGCCTATGTCAATGACGGCGCGGGGCGTTTCCGCGATGCCACGACAGAAACGATACCCGCCGCCACGACCGGCCGAAGCTGGAGCATGGCGGTTGGCGACGTGAACGGCGACGGGGACGACGATCTGTTTGTCGGCGGCTGGGGCACGCAGGCGCGATTGTTGCTGGGGCCTGCGACGCGTCGGAGAAACTGA
- a CDS encoding GMC family oxidoreductase, which translates to MAATDKFDAIVIGSGVSGGWAAKELTEKGLRVLMLDRGVMVEHGENYDYDGKPAYEIPARDKMPSKLMESDYFIAKHGYVSPANQKYYNNDRLNPYAYDEGSKFYWIRPAAVGGKSLIWGRWSFRWAPDDFEANKRDNVGIDWPIRYDDVAPWYDYVEKYIGVSGSRENLPQLPDSVFQPPMQMNIAEKWLKGRLEATSPGRKLINTRLSNMTEDQENKGRTKCQYRNQCGRGCSFGAYFSTQAVTLPAARATGRLTLRPDSVVTNLEYDAKRKRVTGVRVVDAKTNQAEIIPAKLVFLCASALASTQILMNSRSAGSKKSHFDTSNTLGGYVMDHIFRVGINGDIPGMTDYIEYGRRPGGVYIPRFRNVGGDENVGFKRGYGYQGSAQRVPLAPQGFGASMKQGMRGYAPWTFGMTAFGECLPYEDNRVSLHADKVDRFGVPLMRFDVTFRDNEIKMMDDARTEGEAMLRKAGMTNVKSDRGEHVPGDAIHEMGGARMGADPRQSVLNKWSQAHDAANLFVTDGAQMASIACVNPSLTFMALTARAVDHAVKQMKAGSI; encoded by the coding sequence ATGGCAGCGACCGACAAGTTCGACGCGATCGTCATCGGCTCCGGGGTGAGCGGCGGCTGGGCGGCGAAGGAACTGACCGAAAAGGGCCTGCGCGTCCTGATGCTCGACCGCGGCGTGATGGTCGAGCACGGCGAGAATTACGATTACGACGGCAAGCCCGCGTATGAAATCCCGGCGCGCGACAAGATGCCGTCGAAGCTGATGGAGAGCGATTATTTCATCGCCAAGCACGGCTATGTCTCGCCCGCCAATCAGAAATATTACAACAACGACCGGCTGAATCCGTACGCCTATGACGAGGGGTCCAAATTCTACTGGATCAGGCCGGCGGCGGTCGGTGGCAAGTCGCTGATCTGGGGCCGCTGGAGCTTCCGCTGGGCGCCCGACGATTTCGAGGCGAACAAGCGCGACAACGTCGGGATCGACTGGCCGATCCGCTATGACGACGTCGCGCCGTGGTACGATTATGTCGAGAAATACATCGGCGTGTCCGGATCGCGCGAGAACCTGCCGCAACTGCCGGACAGCGTGTTTCAGCCGCCGATGCAGATGAACATCGCGGAGAAATGGCTGAAGGGCCGGCTGGAGGCGACCTCACCCGGCCGCAAGCTGATCAATACCCGCTTGTCCAATATGACCGAGGACCAGGAGAACAAGGGCCGCACCAAATGCCAATACCGCAACCAGTGCGGACGCGGCTGTTCGTTCGGGGCGTATTTCTCCACGCAGGCGGTCACTCTGCCCGCCGCCCGCGCCACCGGCAGGCTGACGCTGCGGCCGGATTCGGTCGTCACGAACCTGGAATATGATGCGAAACGCAAACGCGTCACCGGCGTTCGCGTGGTCGACGCGAAGACCAATCAGGCCGAGATCATTCCCGCGAAGCTGGTGTTCCTGTGCGCTTCTGCGCTGGCCTCGACGCAAATCCTGATGAATTCACGGTCTGCCGGGAGCAAGAAGAGTCATTTCGACACCAGTAACACGCTGGGCGGCTATGTCATGGACCATATCTTCCGGGTCGGCATCAACGGCGACATCCCCGGCATGACCGATTATATCGAATATGGCCGCCGCCCCGGCGGCGTCTATATTCCGCGCTTCCGCAATGTCGGTGGCGACGAAAACGTCGGCTTCAAGCGTGGCTATGGGTATCAGGGCAGCGCGCAGCGCGTACCGCTGGCGCCGCAAGGGTTCGGCGCGTCGATGAAGCAGGGCATGCGCGGTTACGCCCCGTGGACGTTCGGAATGACCGCGTTCGGCGAATGCCTGCCTTATGAGGACAATCGGGTCAGTCTGCACGCCGACAAGGTCGATCGCTTCGGGGTACCGCTGATGCGCTTCGACGTCACGTTCCGCGACAACGAAATCAAGATGATGGACGACGCGCGGACCGAGGGGGAGGCGATGTTGCGCAAGGCGGGGATGACCAACGTGAAGAGCGATCGCGGCGAGCATGTCCCCGGCGATGCGATCCACGAAATGGGGGGCGCGCGCATGGGCGCCGATCCGCGCCAGTCCGTGCTGAACAAATGGAGCCAGGCGCACGACGCGGCGAATCTGTTCGTCACCGATGGCGCGCAGATGGCGTCGATCGCGTGCGTGAATCCGTCCCTGACATTCATGGCGCTGACCGCGCGCGCAGTCGATCACGCGGTCAAGCAGATGAAGGCGGGCTCCATCTAG
- a CDS encoding sugar phosphate isomerase/epimerase gives MMIDRRQWMAGGVALATTIAAGPLTAQARKRKIGLQLYTVRELFGPDPTGTLEKVAKIGYREVEYGGGGYDKMDHAALRKTMNRLGLTAPSIHVGYEALTADFDGSVKMAKTLGADTIVVPYMGETFRNADAWKEAVADFNRLAERLKKSGLDFAYHNHDFEFRVKPGGVSLFDMLVKDGDPALVKIELDLFWAIDAGEDPKAIIKRLPGRIYAYHVKDRTADGKMTSVGKGVVDFADIFTLNAAAGVKHLYVENDQSPAPYLPDITTSFGTLSRIGA, from the coding sequence ATGATGATCGACCGGCGGCAATGGATGGCGGGCGGCGTTGCGCTGGCCACCACGATCGCGGCAGGCCCGCTGACCGCGCAGGCCCGGAAGCGCAAGATCGGCCTTCAGCTATATACCGTGCGCGAACTGTTCGGACCCGATCCGACGGGTACGCTCGAGAAAGTCGCGAAGATCGGCTACCGCGAGGTCGAATACGGCGGTGGCGGCTATGACAAGATGGATCACGCCGCCTTGCGCAAGACGATGAACCGGCTGGGGCTGACCGCCCCGTCGATCCATGTCGGATATGAGGCGCTGACCGCCGATTTCGACGGTTCGGTGAAGATGGCCAAGACACTGGGCGCCGACACGATCGTCGTGCCGTACATGGGCGAGACGTTCCGCAACGCCGATGCCTGGAAAGAGGCGGTGGCCGATTTCAATCGCCTGGCCGAACGCCTGAAGAAGAGCGGCCTCGATTTCGCGTACCACAATCACGATTTCGAATTCCGGGTGAAGCCCGGCGGCGTCAGCCTGTTCGACATGCTGGTGAAGGACGGCGATCCGGCGCTGGTGAAGATCGAGCTGGACCTGTTCTGGGCGATCGACGCCGGCGAGGATCCAAAGGCGATCATCAAACGCCTGCCGGGGCGCATCTACGCCTATCACGTCAAGGATCGCACTGCGGACGGCAAGATGACCAGCGTCGGCAAGGGCGTGGTCGATTTCGCCGACATCTTCACGCTGAACGCCGCCGCGGGGGTCAAGCATCTCTACGTCGAGAACGATCAGTCGCCCGCGCCATACCTTCCCGACATCACGACCAGTTTCGGCACGCTCAGCCGTATTGGCGCGTAA
- a CDS encoding gluconate 2-dehydrogenase subunit 3 family protein — translation MIDRRDALAGMAAMFGAALYAPLARAATGQLTPISAGPPSAAVFTAEQRALMTALSERVMPTTDTPGAITAGVPGYIEKLLADWSLPEDRVPIIAGLDAIEARSRSDYKVPGATATPAQQDALLTLAMNDQLPGGAQFFESFRQMVVTGYFTSEVGITQEREYLPVPGRYDGAFPYSQVNKVYSS, via the coding sequence GTGATCGATCGCAGGGACGCGCTGGCGGGTATGGCCGCGATGTTCGGCGCGGCGCTGTACGCACCGCTCGCCCGCGCGGCGACCGGGCAGCTGACACCGATCAGTGCCGGTCCGCCGAGCGCTGCGGTGTTCACGGCCGAACAGCGCGCGCTGATGACCGCGCTCAGCGAACGCGTGATGCCGACCACCGACACGCCGGGCGCAATCACCGCGGGCGTACCCGGTTATATCGAAAAGCTGCTGGCCGACTGGTCGCTGCCGGAGGATCGTGTGCCGATCATCGCCGGACTCGACGCGATCGAGGCGCGCAGCCGGTCCGACTACAAGGTGCCAGGGGCCACGGCGACGCCCGCACAGCAGGACGCGCTGTTGACGCTGGCGATGAACGATCAACTGCCCGGCGGCGCTCAGTTCTTCGAAAGTTTCCGCCAGATGGTCGTCACCGGTTACTTCACGTCGGAAGTCGGCATCACGCAGGAGCGCGAATATCTCCCCGTGCCTGGCCGATATGACGGCGCTTTCCCCTATTCCCAGGTCAACAAGGTGTATTCGTCATGA
- a CDS encoding DUF1080 domain-containing protein encodes MMAATAIVAAATGSSSGMAQEKPGFRDTPMLPDGKWRVHDADRPQPAIVAPSPTPGAAPSDAVVLFDGTSLGAWQSKGAAWSLKDGAMTVPPHVEGAPENALVSKQSFGDVQLHLEFRSPNPPTKSSQDRGNSGIWFMQRYEIQILDGYDNPTYADGTVGAIYAWKPPLVNASRRPGEWQSYDIVFERPRFAGDGKLLRPAYATAFLNGVLVQNRQPWLGSTVWRKVARYEAHGDAAPIQLQDHGSPVSFRNIWVRPLPDAAQSRDFQGAVK; translated from the coding sequence ATGATGGCCGCGACCGCGATCGTCGCGGCAGCGACCGGGAGCAGCAGCGGCATGGCGCAGGAGAAGCCCGGTTTTCGCGACACGCCGATGCTGCCCGACGGCAAATGGCGCGTACACGACGCCGATCGCCCGCAGCCGGCGATCGTCGCTCCCAGCCCCACGCCGGGCGCTGCGCCATCCGACGCCGTGGTGCTGTTCGACGGCACGTCGCTGGGCGCATGGCAGTCGAAGGGGGCGGCGTGGTCGCTGAAGGACGGCGCGATGACCGTTCCGCCGCATGTCGAGGGCGCACCGGAAAACGCGCTGGTCAGCAAGCAGAGCTTCGGCGACGTCCAGCTTCACCTGGAATTCCGTTCCCCCAACCCGCCGACAAAGAGCTCGCAAGATCGCGGCAATAGCGGGATCTGGTTCATGCAACGCTACGAAATCCAGATCCTCGACGGCTATGACAACCCGACTTACGCCGACGGCACGGTCGGCGCGATCTATGCGTGGAAACCACCGCTGGTGAACGCGTCGCGGCGGCCCGGCGAATGGCAAAGCTACGACATCGTGTTCGAACGGCCGCGCTTCGCTGGGGACGGCAAGCTGTTGCGCCCGGCCTATGCTACCGCGTTCCTAAACGGCGTACTGGTGCAGAACCGTCAGCCGTGGCTGGGCAGCACCGTCTGGCGCAAGGTCGCGCGATATGAGGCGCACGGCGACGCCGCGCCGATCCAGCTGCAGGATCATGGCTCGCCGGTATCGTTCCGCAACATCTGGGTCCGCCCGCTGCCCGACGCGGCGCAGAGCCGGGACTTTCAGGGAGCCGTGAAGTGA
- a CDS encoding hydroxypyruvate isomerase family protein, translated as MSVSRRTVLAASAVGVGAAAVIGAAPARNAARFSLGFAPHEGSFTSRGGRLEQITFAADQGFTAWEDNEAAGRSVAEQTAMAKALQQRGMTMGVFVASMPRWSDFRPLLGGNDDADRTRFLADIRSSVDVAKRLNAKHMTIVTGFMDRKLPVDIQTGRVIDVLRRAADIYEPHGLVMVMEPLNTLVDHPGVFMTTVPQGYAVAKAVNSPAMKVLADLYHEQIQSGNLINTLDACWDEIGYIQFGDNPGRKEPGTGEVNYRNVVRWLRARKYAGVIGMEHGNSIDGRAGEDRLVAAYRAIDVA; from the coding sequence ATGAGCGTGTCGCGACGGACGGTGCTGGCGGCGAGCGCGGTGGGCGTCGGCGCGGCGGCGGTGATCGGGGCGGCTCCTGCACGGAACGCGGCACGCTTCTCGCTCGGCTTCGCCCCGCATGAGGGCAGCTTCACGAGCCGTGGCGGCAGGCTGGAACAGATCACCTTCGCCGCGGACCAGGGCTTCACCGCATGGGAAGACAATGAGGCCGCGGGCCGCAGCGTCGCCGAACAGACCGCGATGGCGAAGGCGCTGCAGCAGCGCGGCATGACGATGGGCGTGTTCGTCGCCAGCATGCCGCGATGGTCCGATTTCCGCCCGCTGCTGGGGGGAAACGACGATGCCGATCGCACGCGCTTCCTGGCCGACATCCGCAGTTCGGTCGACGTCGCCAAGCGGCTGAATGCGAAGCACATGACGATCGTCACCGGGTTCATGGACCGCAAGCTGCCGGTCGACATCCAGACCGGGCGCGTCATCGACGTGCTGCGCCGCGCCGCCGATATCTACGAACCGCACGGCCTGGTCATGGTGATGGAGCCGCTGAACACATTGGTGGACCATCCCGGCGTGTTCATGACGACCGTGCCGCAGGGCTATGCGGTCGCAAAAGCGGTGAACAGCCCGGCGATGAAGGTGCTCGCCGATCTGTATCACGAACAGATCCAGTCCGGAAATTTGATCAACACGCTCGACGCCTGCTGGGACGAGATTGGTTACATCCAGTTCGGCGACAACCCCGGCCGCAAGGAGCCGGGCACGGGCGAGGTCAATTACCGGAACGTCGTCCGCTGGCTGCGTGCCCGGAAATATGCCGGGGTCATCGGCATGGAGCACGGCAATTCGATCGACGGCCGCGCGGGCGAGGACCGATTGGTCGCCGCGTATCGCGCGATCGACGTGGCATGA